Part of the Rissa tridactyla isolate bRisTri1 chromosome 3, bRisTri1.patW.cur.20221130, whole genome shotgun sequence genome, GTTAgcattggaaaaaaatttaaatccagATTGAAGGTTTTTCTGAAGATTCTCCAGttcaaaaatacttaataaattTGAAGCAGGAGTTAATTTAGGAAAATGCCAAGGACTGTATCTTTGTAGGTGGTCAGACCTAAACTGTCTTGgcatttaaaatacagcaacgtgttctttaaaaatgttaccaTTATTAAGTTTATTATTTTATGATGAGATAATGTAATGTTCTTATTTGTTTCCTCTGCAGTTTCTAGAATCATCAGCCAATATGtttgctgcagcacagcagtTGTCTCAAAATATTAATCCGggtgagctctttttttttttttttttgttactatgCTTGTTGCCATGGCAGCAGAATGCTCACTACAGTCCCAAAGCAATATCCTAGCAGCCAGAAAGACTCCTAGCACTGAGACATCACTTGCAATTAGGgctttgggttttgctttgtcaAAAGGAATGTTTGGTTGAAATTTAGctccaaacccaaaacacacctACTTCATATTTGTCAATAATGCATTGAAATTTTGTTTAAGGCTTTTTAAAAGGGCACACATTACCTGCCTCCCTTTACATCATGTTTCCAGATTGCATTTAAGTCCTCGACACTGCTTGCTTTAGAGCATTGTCCAGCTTCCTAGTGACCGTGACTCCCTAGGCACTTCTGCTCTTGCTTGAGAGCTTGACTTCTGTGGGTATCCAGAAGTGCGCTGTTCGAGGACAATAAGTGTCTGCCTCCTACCTGCCTCTCACTGTGGTGCAAGTTTTAGtcatgagctgcttgaatgtcccagaaaagctggaaagcttGTTACCTCATGGCTGACCCCTAGTTAGCCTAAAAGGCCGCTATGTACTAGTTAAAAGCTCGTCATGGTGGCAcccatatgttaaaaaaaaaaaaagttcttgttgTTGAAGTACTCCAAGAAATACTCGAAGAAGTactccagttctgggcccctctgtacaagagggacattgaagtgctggagcatgtccagaggagagctaccaggctggtgaggggtctggagaccaggtcatatgaggagaggctgagggagctgggcatgtttagcttggagaagaggagactgaggggagacctcattgccctctacagctacctgaaaggaggttggagagaggtgggtgttggcctcttctcccaggtcaataatgacaggaccagaggaaatggtctgaagttgtggcaggggaggtttagattagatattaggaagaatgactttactgaaagagtggtcaggcactggaacaggctgcccagggaggtggttgagtcaccatccctagaggtatttaagaaacatctagatgtggcacttcagggcatgctctagtggcagagattgtaggttgttgtttgtggggggtttttttgtggtgttttggttttttttttttggtgtgtatggttggactcaatgatctcaaaggtcctttccaaccatgaagattctatgattctatgaaatggacAATCTGGGATTTATAATCCACAAGGTGGCCAGGCTGTCAGAATATTGCTGGTATTTCCCTTGTAATTAAAGGGCGATAGATACATAACTTTGTTAAAACTTCCCTTTGGAGGGATATACCTCTGGCTCTGGGGGCAATGTTGTTAAAGTAACGTGTCTCCAGAAGATGTTTGGTGCTGAGGAACAGCATCTGTGCTGTGTATGTTTCAGGAGGTCTACTTCAGGCTCGCTGGACTGGTCCCAAGGGCTGAACGCCCTGTAGTGGTTGGACTGCCTTGACTGTGCCTCTGGAGCCTGGCTTCTGGTTCAGTGTCCTCCAAAAGTAATCCACAATTGTTCTCTGATGGAGGCCAAGGCCACTGGAGTGGGGACATCAGGGAAACATGTTTCAAAAGCACAGTCTTAGTCCAAAGTGACAAATGCTGATACAGATGCACCCATAGGTACCTGCTTCTGGAGGAACGGATTTGGACTCTATTTCATTGCAGCAACTGAGTGTGTCTAGCGTCTGGACTCTTGTAATTCAGCCAATATTTAACTCCAAGGCACTTACCAGGCAAGAAAGACCATGACTCAATTCATTTAAGCATTTACCGTGTTTTTCATCCTTGATTTAGGGTACTGATGtactggttcttttttttttttccccagttattcTCAATGGTATCACACAGTGGGGAAAAACTGCCTTTCTTGACCCACTTGTAACGGCAGCTTAATGTTAAGTCACAGAATTCTATTTGATAAGGACTTAATTTCTGTAGGAATACTCTGAGGGTTTTTCCATTATACCCACAGGACTAACAATAAAATAGTCTGTTTGCCTTTTAAATGGATTACTCTAACTggaatttaaaatgttctttgttcCCAGAAACAGCGCAGCTGCTTTTGATTGTATCTGATGGAAGAGGCCTTTTCTTGGAAGGCAAGGAACGAGTGACAGCAGCAGTTCAAGCAGCTCAGAATGCCAATATCTTTGTTATTTTTGTAGTGTTGGACAATCCTAATTCCCGGGTAAGTGAACACAGGAGAAGTATTCAAGTGCAGTGAATGagaaacaaatctttttcttgtcttttgtagTGCTTTACAGCTATCTTATCTTTTGCAGATGTCAAAGATATTTAGCCCAATTTCAGTTTTTCACAACATCTGTCAGATCTGTGATTTCTCCCTACTTGGCttcttctgtattaaaaaaatcccaacacctCAGCTTCTAAGTAAGAAAGCCTAAGTAAGAGCTCCAGTCCTCAAATGTAATGGTTGTAGATTTTGGCCACCAGAGAAGTAGCTGGCAGGCTGACAAATTCGAAGTTTGAGACATGCTTTGTTCTTCTCAATTTTGATTCAAGTTGATCGTTTCTGACAGCAGTCTCCATTTGATATGGCAGCTGGAGACAGTATGAGATTAAACATTAGACAGAAAGGAGTGTATGAGAGTTATTTAGTGCCTGAATAGGGAAAGCTGGGTACTGTATTTGGTAGCtgtgaaagaaaacttttaatttctttggctGGGAATCTGAAATATCTGGGAGCTTTTCAGGGAGACTCTGTAGTGCAGTAAGTGAGCAAACTTAAGCCTTGCTTTGAACTAAGTGAAGACTCTGATTTTGTAGTTCATGTTTTCTTCctatatctttatttttccatacaaaactgatctgctgtaTTCATTGTTGAAAAATTAATTCTCTTGCTGACAAAGTGTTATTAGGTTCTGATGAAACATAATGTCAAACAAAAATTCTGGGCAGTGAAATGTGGGTTTTATAAGCTTTATTAATTTTCTGAGCTGCTAGACTGAGCAACTAAGAAGTTATTTTACAAGAAGCACAGATGGAGTTTAAtctgatttttgtctttatagtatttgaaatattataaaataactTGCTAAAGAATCTTGTTGTATTCGATCACTGTACAAATGCAGGTTGAACTTTTAGCCCTAAAGAGCTTACGGATGACGGTGTGCCGGAAAGGCatcaaatgcataaataaaaactAAAGCGATAACAGTAAACTCAAATTACAAAATACTAAGGAAAAGTGGGATTTATTTATAGAACTTGGTATTGCAGAAACTTAAGCTTAGTCTCTTCTAGCCTGTAATTCATTGATTAGAGCACTTGTATCTAAAAGGGCAAAAGCATTTAACTGCTTTGTTTTCGGCTTTTGATTTGATTTACCCTTGAACACTTAGGGCTTTTAACCTTAAAACTCTCTATTAACTTTTAATTTAACAGAGGAGGAATTATAAGTGTTTGAAAAATACAAGAGTAATATCAAAGGCCTGTAAAAGATGCATGTGGTTTAGTAATCCGAGGAATTCTCTTTTACAGGATTCCATTTTGGACATTAAAGTACCTATATTCAAAGGACCTGGAGAATTGCCTGAAATCCGATCTTACATGGAAGAATTCCCATTCCCATTCTACATGATCCTTAGAGATGTGAACGCGCTTCCAGAAACTCTCAGCGATGCCCTCAGACAGTGGTTTGAACTGGTGACTGCCTCGGACACTTTGTAGACTTTGTAGACAAAGTCAATACCCGATTGCTGCTAAACCGCTGAAATACATGAAACGGCATTTCATCGGAGAGTTCCTAAGGCCTCTTTTAAACTAGGATTAACGTGCGGGAGCTGCCCTTTGGCGGTCAGACGGCCTGAGAACAAAATGGTTTAGGTGCATTCTCCCATGTTTGTCAGAGGAGAATTATGCAATGGTGAGACTGTCCTCTTTCATTGCCTGTTCCCACAAATAGCAAAAACTTTCTTCAACTTCTCTTGTAGTAacttattacttaaaaaaaaaagctatttgtaaTGTTCACAGAGGTAAAATTATTTGTACCACTGTCTGTTGCAATCAGAAAAATCAGTCTTGCTTCTGGGAAGGCATTTCTGCATTAGAAGAACTTCAGGTGTCCTGCAAAAAGGCATTCTTTAGCTTCACCCGTGTGGCTGGTGCCTCATTGGGACGGAATTTGGGGAGCAGGAGAAGCAAATGGTtttaaacaaccaaaaaaaataagtgaatacTTGAAACTATTCCGCAGTTAAACACGTTCTGTTTCATCGTTGCTGATTTTTGTCTGACAATATCAGCAGGGATTTCTATGAATAACGCCATATGATCGTTCCCTGTGCTATCAGTTTACACTGTGAAGTTTGCCCCTCTGTCCAAGGCAGACATTGAGGACCTTTCATTAATCTGATGTCTTAGAGCACGGACATGATTTTTGATTGCAAAAGCTATGCATCTTATATTGTCTGTACTAATAAAAAGAGGTACCACTGTTTGTACTAATGATGCCTGCTCTTTCAGTTGATCAAAGCTTGAATAAATTAACCAAATTTGGCAGATGGAAATGCTGTGCATTCTCTAGCAGTgcacaaatgcaaattttgatATGAAAACATACTGTGATTTATGCAACTTCAGCAGCTCTTTTCCTTTTATGAGGATAACGCTAGCACAGGGTTTTGATTTCGGGTCTAGTCTTTTGACTTCTCTCAGTGAAAATCTGAAGGGAAACGTTGTTTAAATGTTCTTGGTCTAAACTCTTTTAAGATCTTCTTCGCGTACAAAAGTTGAAGGTGTCTTGTTTGAAGTGTGGTGCAGCTGATCAGAAAATGGCTGGAAATGTGGGTGTAATCCCAAAGATGTGATTGTTCTCTTTGGCTTCTAGATAGAAAAACCTTACTTGAAGAATTGTTGTAGCTGTTCTGAGAGGCAGCAGTAGCAAGACCCAGGGATGTGAAATGGCCCATCAGGGCTGTTTCTCATATTTGGCAGCTCTGTCACAGCTCGCTCATGATGAGCaaatttcagaactgaaaactCAACAGGGGAGCTCTATCCCATCAAAATTTAAATGTCAGGTACTATATAATATCCTTCCAGGATACTTTTATCTTTAGATTTCTCTTACACATCTATACAAATGCTTACGTGCTTTGGGAAATCGAACTGTGGAAGTAGGTGTGTTTAGTTCATTAGGTAATTCTCCAAAATGTACTTCTATTTCAGATTTATACTGAATATGTGTAGTAGGAAACTTAGagaaagtattttagaaactAAAACTTAAGATTGCAAGGATGTACTTCAAATGCAAATTATAGTTTGTTGCAGGGATGTCATTACAATAGAGACACAATTTTATCAGCAATGCTTACTgcacaaatatttaaacaaaacttatttttttctctgtctataattaacaaaaaaattaacactgTATTTGGTAGAAGCAATCACTGCGTAAGtaacacagaaaggaaaggcaCTGGTACTGTGAAGCACATTGCTGAGTTGGCATGGTAAGAATGCGAGACCACAAACTGAAATTTAGCTGAACTCTGACCAAataaaggtagaaagagtaagGGTATCTCTCCCCAGTCGACCACCAGAGACCCTTGAGTATGTGCAAATTGTTGTACAAGATATTGCTTCAGATGTTATTATAACTAATGTTGAAAGCCTTATGTGTATTCTCATGAATAACAAGGATCCTATCCTTGAATTTATCAAGCATGAGCTAATGAAAACAACTCATCGAAGGAGGCAAGTATTGTATCATACTCGAGGAGGCACATCAAGCATAAGGACCTTGAGGATGGTACTAACCTACACCTTTTGAGAAGTTCAGCCAACTTGGCAGCAAAGTGAAAATTCTTAAGTGTCCTAAGCTGAACTATcttcattataatactaaaaatcaTGCCCATAGGTCAAGAagacccttgcccaggtgaagagcCTTCCCTTGAGCACAGGTGGTAGCTACAAGTTGATGGTGTAATTGTATGTAAATTACTAACCAATGAAATATGGGTAGGAGGTACTGATATTGATGTTGTAAAAGGTGTGTAAAAATCAGGAAGAGAGTGCTGATGGGTGTGCATGACAGGAGGAGAGATGCCCCATGCACTTGGTGCTGTAAGTAAACTAATGTCGGCTTTCTAAACTACGGACTCAGTTTGGAGAGTGATAGTTTTGTTACGGATTTTGGTAACAGCATCAGGGAACTTGTTTTTTATCTGCAAGCCCAGCTCTGTGTCTGTATCCACTGACGCATCGGTGCTAAAGAAACTGTCGGCGCCTCACACCTTTGGCGACAATTACATGTCTGGGCAGAGCCACAAGTACTGAAGAAGACGCCAAAGGTAGTTTAGTGTCCTGTAATTGCCTAGATAACTTATGGATCTTATTGCACTGCTTTAATTTGATCCTACCGTTAAGTATGTCACTCTTATAGCTAAGTCGGCCTTCAAACCACAGGCCTTCCACCAGCCCTTACCTGCGATGCCAAGGTATCACAAAGTGACTTGGGTGCTTGTTTTGGTGGTGGAGGTTGTTTGCAGTGGTGGAAGAAAGTAAAGGAGACCTGAAGTAACGCCCCGCTGCCCCTGACTGAAGTACCTCGGGCTGCCCGCAGCCAGTCACCGGGCACCCGCAGCTCCTGCCGGCCTGAGCTGGGCTCCCCGGGCTGGCGCCGGGCGTAGCTCCCCGGCAGCTCTGGACCACAAGCACGCTTCCTCGCAGCGGGGTCCGCAGGGCTGAGCCAGCGCGGCCGCGACCAGCCTCCCGGGGCAGCGGCCTCTCCCTAGCTGCAGGCGGACCAGAAAATGGCGGCCGCTGGGCCCCGCCCGCCCGGGGAGGGCCGGACGGtgacggcggcggcgggagagGCGGAGCTGTGCGTCATGGCCGCcagccgcctcccgcccggcgcccTCAGCCTGAAGCAGGTACGAGCGGGCGGCTCAGGCCGCCTCTCGCCCGCCTGGTGCGGGCCCAGCGGGCCGTATGCCGCGGCGGGGTCGCCACGCGTACAGGGGCTCGGCCGGGCAAATGGCAGCAGCGAGGCGGGGGGAAGCTGTGGGCCTCGGGGTGGCCGGGAAGGCGAGCGGTCACTCGCCCTTGTAACGCTCCGTGGCGCGTTTTGTGTGTTCCTCTGTGTGAACCCCCGCGGCAGGGGGTCGGTGGAAGTGGACGAtgttaaaggccccttccaacccaaaccattctatgaaaaatgCCTTGTCCTGGGGCCCAAGGCAGTACTGCATCTCCCATGAAAGGCGATGGGGGAACCTGGTGTTTGCTTAAACGTGGTGTTCGCTTagttttgtttaacatctttatcaatgatctggatgaggggactgagtgcaccctcagtaagtttgcagatgacaccaaactaggtgggagtgttgacctgctcgagggtaggaaggctctacagagggacctggacaggctggatcaatgggccaaggccaactgtatgaggtttaataaggccaagtgccgggtcctgcatttcggtcacaacaaccccaagcaacgctacaggcttggggaagagtggctggaaagctgcctggcagaaaaggacctgggggtgctggtggacggccagcttaacatgagccagcagtgtgcccaggtggccaagagggccaacagcattctggcttgtatcaggaatagcgtggccagtaggagcagggaagtgatggtgcctctgtacttggcactggtgaggcctcacctcgagtactgtgttcagttctgggcccctctgtacaaaaggGACATGGAGgtgccggagcgtgtccagaggagagctaccaggctggtgaggggtctggagaccaggtcatatgaggagaggctgagggagctgggcatgtttagcttggagaagaggaggctgaggggagacctcattgccctctacagctacctgaaaggaggttggagagaggtgggtgttggccttttctcccaggtgaataatgacaggaccagaggaaatggtctgaagttgtggcaggggaggtttagattagatattaggaagaatgactttactgaaagagtggtcaggcactggaacagcctgcccagggaggtggttgagtcaccatccctagaggtgtttaagaaacgtctagatgtggcacttcagggcatgctctgaagggcaaagattgtaggttgttggggggttttttggttgttttttttgttgttgttgttgttggggttttttggttttgttttttttgtgtgtgtgtgtatggttggacttgatgatctcaaaggtcctttccaaccttgaagactctatgattctatgaaatgtgcCTCAAAGCAGACAGAGCCACTAAGGCTGTGGCTGTCCTGGGGCAGCGTCTGgactcccctctctccttcccagttCCTGAGGCGGCAGCAGGTCCTTCAGCTCTACAGGAAGATCCTGCGCGCCATTCGCGAGGTCCCCGCCGAAGCAGACCGCCGCTATTTAAAGGACTGGGCCAGGGAGGAGTTCAGGAGAAATAAAGACGCTACAGAAGAGGTGAGGACGGGAccctgcctcccccagcgccTGCTTCGTCAGCGAGCGCTGTGCCCCGCTCTGCTGGGCTGCCAGGTGTTGCATTGTAAGCGTCGCCTCTGAGCTGGTGGGAAGGCCACTGTCGCTAATTTCTCTGAAGGAGCATTTGTGCGAAGAACTGATTAAGCATCTCTAAATATTATCCCCCCTGTTAGCAGTAGTAAACGTGTCTCTGACTTCCAGATAATAATCTGGACTTAAAAAgctaaaacccaaacaaatcctaCTTGCTTAAACCACGAATCAGAAAAATTATATTGAATAGTATTAGCTAACTAACATAACATAAACTTATTAACTCTCAGGCTTTATTATAgcttctgtttttcatcttttaatttcaATTCTATTCAACGATGCTCATCCAAAATCAAATTGGATGGTTGTGGATACGAAGCGTGTGTGAAATGCAGAAACCTTGATGCTTCTTGAATGGCTCCTGTCCTTTGCCTTCTAGTTTGTTCCCTTTTCTCGCCAGTGCTCAAGGAATTGGTGGCTGAATCATGCAGATAAAGCACTACAGGACTTTTAGGTTAAATTAATGGTGAGAGAAGCATCCATTTTCGTTCTTTAAATCCTCTGCCTTCGTCATGCCCCTGTACAGTTGTCACTATTTACTTGCAAAGGCGGTAGACACAGAAGCGTAAAGAAAACATTATTACACATTTGAACACAATTCAAAACTGAGTTTTAAAGTAAAGATATAACTAACCCCCAAACACATCATTAAGGAATTGGAGAAAATTTATTCACCTGGTTTTTAGCCATCTCAGTGACTATAGTGTTACTTCACACAAAGAAATAGATCACAGCAATGCTGCTGAGAATTGTATATATTTGAATGTGTTAAAATCTGCATGCTCGTGTAAAACCTGTGCCGCCTACAGCCCTTCAGCTCAGGAGAGTCCCTTTTGTTTTACAGGATGCAATCAGGATGATGATTACGCAAGGCAACATGCAACTTCAGGAACTTCAAAGAACACTTAGACTGGCAAAATCCTGATCTTAATTTTGTTGACAGCTGGACTGTCatctactgtttaaaaaaaaaaaaaaaaaaggtattttttcccaGAATGTGGTTGTAATAGCGGCCTTTGCTGATGACCCGGTGATGTTTGAAGGCGGAATCTACCACAgtgggggggttttgtttgtttgttttccccttcctctccctcacgTGTGGAAATCACTCAGACACGAAGGACTTTTAAAGAATTGAAAAGGTGATGTAGCATGTGCTctgggaaaagcagaaagcacCGAAAACGGCAACAGCAATGTTTTCCCcgggaaatggaaaataaatataagccaggttattttgtctgttttctattGTGGCTACTCTTTAAGTGGTAACATTCATAGTGGTAACAGCTCTTTCTCTACTCTGCTGAGGATTTTTACCAGCATTTGGGGTTAAAAAAGCATACGGGATAAACAAATAGgcccaaaacaaataaacacaataaaacattaagaaaatgttttgtatttagATGATGATTTTCAGTTGGTGTTGTGAATAAAACTCAAAAGGGGGAGGTCTTTGTATATGAGAATGAGAGATTTTAGCCCCAGAAATGCTTGTTAACTGGAAAGTACCTTCAAGTTagtatttaaaaggaaagataCAGTAGAATTACAAATAGGAAATGCTAACTGTGAATGCTGTGGTCTGTTTTTCCGTATGTCATATTACTCCACTTTTAATTCTCAGTGTGCAAATGTTCTCACCGTCCACTGAACTGcggtgtattttttattttttttttccccccacataacTTACAACTTAAAATGCCGAAGTGGGTCTGGGAATTTCTCAACAGAACAAGCCAGACGACAGTGGACAGAGACCTGGCTGTGCAGCGGCTGTGTGCAGGTGAGGCTGTGGTCTCAGGAGATGGAGGaacccttccctctcccaccctgccgtGACGGTTGACATAcggagcaccccccccccccttcccaagTTGGGTTTCTGCCCAGTCAGTGAGCTGGACGCTCACAGCAAGTCCAGTCAGTCCCACCGCTGGCACAAGGGACAGGACAGGGCAGAATTCCCACTCCAGGACTCAGGAGCCCGACACACACTTCTTGCCAGAGCCAAACAAAGGGTCTTCAAAGCTATGTGCTAAAGCAAAGCTGCTCtgcaaaaagctgctgcttgatgAGAAAGAAtgcctttaattttctttcctaattcttTTTCTGGAAGTCATTCTAGAATCCTTTCCTATGATGTTTATTTAGCTTTGCAGTGAAGGATGTGGCCCAGGCAACCAGTGACACTGCTAAGGAGTTCAGGTTTCTACAGACATAAGCCTTTGAGCTTCTAATCAGgcagtgaaaaatatgtatagctaaatattttgttaaaaaaaataaatctcaatttTGTTAACATTTTCTGGTAGAACGTCTGACAGAACAGTAGTGTGTTGGGGATTGATTTTTCATGTTACcagaaaatgcagtttaaaaaggaattttgacTAAAGAAAGGCGTAATCTATGTCAGTTTGTTCTCACATGcagccttccctttccctttagCTGGTGGTTTGAGTTCTGCTCCTTAATTAAGAGACTTTACCCTGCTGCAGTACTTTCCATTCGGAGCCCTGCGTCTGCACCACTCCTTTGACTCCAGTTTGTGTTTCCAGGTTGTGGCCACGTAATCCAGGAATAGGTCTTGACATGCAGTGCCCTGGACAGGTGTTGAGCTTCTGTGTGCTGCTGCCCATGATCTCCACTGCTTTAGGAGCTTGACAAGGTAAAATTACCTGCCAGAAGCCTTTAGGAGCCCAAGTACAGTCTGCTAGGGTAAGTTTACTCCCAAGTGTGTGCTGCAGAGAAAGGTAGCTAATATGAAGTCCTTCAACTCCAGTAGTTTTGAAGGAGGGCAGACCACAGA contains:
- the LYRM2 gene encoding LYR motif-containing protein 2 — translated: MAASRLPPGALSLKQFLRRQQVLQLYRKILRAIREVPAEADRRYLKDWAREEFRRNKDATEEDAIRMMITQGNMQLQELQRTLRLAKS